From Vicia villosa cultivar HV-30 ecotype Madison, WI unplaced genomic scaffold, Vvil1.0 ctg.001540F_1_1, whole genome shotgun sequence, one genomic window encodes:
- the LOC131635733 gene encoding DExH-box ATP-dependent RNA helicase DExH8-like, producing the protein MAASPPSSPPPSPAPSISPALLESTFSHLPVMSMRKKIVDKIQQNRVTLIIGETGCGKSSQIPQFLLEENMTPILCTLPRRFAVVSVAKMVAKARNCQLGEQVGYHIGHSRHFSASSEIVFKTAGVLLDEMQEKGLTALNYKVIILDEVHERSVESDLVLVCVKQFLLKNNDLRVVLMSATADISRYRDYFRDLGRGERVEVLAIPSSNQNMVFQRSVSYVDQVAESLGISSEIMHSNYSSCLNLSQSNAYIKSEMHKLIHELVLHIHKTEPDIEKSILVFLPTYYSLEQQWRLLKPLESTFRVHILHGSIDTEQALMTMKITKSHRKVILATNIAESSVTIPKVAYVIDSCRSLQVYWDKSRKKECAALVWVSKSQANQRSGRTGRTCDGQVYRLVPRSFYNDLEDHESPVILKLSLKLQILSLCCAGSKAINDPKVLLQKALDPPDPQIVEDALDLLVQMRALVKTPPRGRYEPTFYGRLLASFSLSFDASVLVLKFGDIGMIREGILLGILMDTQPLPIIHPFGEDELFAKYIDYYYSDRAILAGRKEMEFMANFCAFQFWQHIFKDKYRLEHLKDVLKSDNVHANTQHMPKLEEDWCSFHNLYLSSLHQVSEIYNDILNTIHRFRPKFLSSFRGPIPDYDPYEFRHICLLQNQPDGHSDVVSVDEEGFEPSSETTKCVAVPYVTLNHLNSYEVAKMFAVIVKETRAQYPDDSSRHLPEDANDGNFHVNGEVSPCVYFIRGFCSRGSSCSFLHTFQAKRPQCKFFFSLQGCRNGESCVFSHDMDRPAVLARQNICLPEENTMSSASLLNLFPKSSDKSILILDDTSLRFSSCLACHYDPSKIISTTSVSEITFTEPSLTGVRVLWGLNHPYQTVIAKAGKTLIPWNEVQCVLWFPCFDSYGEDLDGKKKVLQNFFEYLAIRILADDLKEMKVIITMNNIRFSQLQVEKLGRDCFFMLKESFAFDEISFGILHDCVNNRRPMVTSRSISYVFSLQPPTHNLFSDYGATLEKLLHKIQIN; encoded by the exons ATGGCGGCGTCGCCACCGTCATCTCCTCCCCCTTCACCTGCTCCCTCTATTTCTCCTGCTTTACTAGAGTCAACTTTCTCTCATCTCCCTGTCATGTCTATGAGGAAGAAAATCGTCGACAAAATTCAACAGAATCGCGTCACTCTCATCATCGGCGAGACCGGTTGCG GGAAAAGTTCACAAATTCCTCAGTTTCTTCTAGAAGAAAACATGACACCCATTTTGTGCACACTGCCTAGAAGATTTGCTGTCGTTTCTGTTGCCAAAATGGTTGCGAAAGCTCGTAATTGTCAATTGGGAGAACAAGTTGGGTACCATATCGGACATTCACGGCACTTCTCAGCTAG TTCAGAGATTGTTTTTAAAACTGCTGGAGTGTTGTTGGATGAAATGCAAGAGAAGGGTTTGACTGCACTGAACTACAAGGTTATTATTCTTGACGAAGTACATGAAAGATCAGTGGAGTCTGATCTTGTACTAGTTTGTGTTAAGCAGTTTTTGTTAAAGAACAATGACTTAAG GGTGGTTTTGATGTCTGCTACTGCTGATATTTCAAGATATAGGGACTACTTTAGGGATCTTGGTAGAGGTGAACGAGTTGAAGTGCTTGCAATTCCTAGCTCAAATCAGAACATGGTTTTTCAGCGAAGTGTATCATATGTTGACCAG GTAGCTGAATCTCTTGGGATAAGTTCTGAAATAATGCATTCAAACTATTCTTCTTGTCTTAACCTTTCACAATCTAATGCTTACATTAAGTCTGAAATGCACAAGCTTATTCATGAGCTGGTGTTGCATATACATAAGACTGAGCCAGATATTGAGAAAAGCATTTTGGTATTCCTTCCAACCTACTATTCACTGGAGCAGCAATGGCGTCTTCTGAAGCCACTTGAATCAACATTTAGAGTTCATATCTTACACGGTAGCATTGATACTGAACAAGCTCTCATGACTATGAAGATTACGAAATCACATCGAAAG GTAATATTGGCTACCAATATTGCTGAATCTTCTGTGACAATACCTAAAGTGGCTTATGTTATTGATTCGTGCCGATCATTACAAGTTTATTGGGATAAGTCCCGGAAAAAGGAATGTGCAGCACTTGTTTGGGTTTCCAAGTCTCAG GCAAATCAACGTAGTGGAAGAACTGGTCGAACTTGTGATGGCCAAGTTTATAGATTGGTTCCTAGATCGTTTTACAATGATCTTGAGGATCATGAGAGTCCagttattcttaaattatcattAAAACTGCAAATTCTTTCTTTATGTTGTGCTGGATCCAAGGCCATCAATGATCCCAAAG TTCTGCTGCAAAAAGCTCTGGATCCACCTGATCCTCAAATTGTTGAAGACGCATTGGATTTACTTGTTCAGATGCGCGCACTAGTTAAGACACCTCCTAGGGGCCGATATGAACCTACATTTTACGGTCGATTACTTGCTAGCTTTTCTTTATCTTTCGATGCATCTGTTCTAGTCCTCAAGTTTGGAGACATTGGTATGATACGTGAGGGCATTTTGCTGGGCATATTGATGGATACACAACCTTTACCCATTATTCACCCGTTTGGAGAGGATGAATTG TTTGCAAAGTACATTGATTACTATTATAGTGACCGGGCTATCTTAGCTGGTCGAAAGGAGATGGAATTCATGGCTAACTTTTGTGCATTTCAGTTTTGGCAGCACATTTTCAAG GATAAGTACCGGCTTGAACATTTAAAGGATGTTTTAAAGTCTGATAATGTACATGCCAACACACAGCACATGCCTAAGCTTGAGGAAGATTGGTGTTCTTTCCATAATCTCTACCTATCATCTCTGCATCAGGTGTCAGAAATCT ATAATGATATACTAAATACAATCCATCGGTTCCGGCCAAAATTTTTGAGCTCCTTTCGTGGCCCAATACCCGATTATGATCCTTATGAATTCAGACATATATGCCTGCTCCAAAATCAGCCAGATGGACATTCAGATGTAGTTTCTGTAGATGAGGAGGGCTTTGAACCATCAAGTGAAACAACAAAATGTGTTGCTGTACCATATGTCACTTTGAATCACTTGAACAGTTATGAAGTGGCAAAAATGTTTGCTGTAATTGTAAAAGAG ACAAGAGCTCAGTACCCAGATGATTCTTCTCGCCATCTACCAGAAGATGCTAACGACGGTAACTTCCACGTCAACGGGGAGGTTTCTCCTTGTGTTTACTTCATTCGTGGATTCTGCAGCAGAGGCAGTTCATGTTCATTTTTACACACATTTCAGGCTAAGAGACCACAGTGCAAGTTCTTCTTTTCCTTGCAG GGTTGCCGAAATGGAGAATCTTGTGTATTTTCACATGATATGGACCGACCAGCAGTGTTGGCCCGTCAAAACATCTGTCTTCCGGAAGAGAATACCATGAGTTCTGCTTCCCTTCTGAACTTGTTTCCCAAATCTAGTGACAAATCAATTCTGATACTGGATGACACTTCTTTGCGTTTCTCCTCATGCCTTGCTTGCCACTATGATCCATCCAAAATAATTTCAACTACAAGTGTGTCAGAAATAACCTTTACAGAACCGTCTCTTACAGGAGTCAGAGTTTTATGGGGTCTAAATCATCCGTATCAAACAGTCATAGCCAAAGCAGGAAAGACTCTTATTCCTTGGAATGAAGTTCAATGTGTACTATGGTTTCCTTGCTTCGATAGCTATGGTGAGGATTTGGATGGGAAAAAGAAGGTCTTGCAGAACTTCTTCGAATATCTAGCCATTCGAATTTTGGCTGATGATTTGAAGGAGATGAAAGTTATCATAACCATGAATAATATTAGATTTTCCCAACTTCAG GTAGAGAAGTTGGGAAGAGACTGTTTCTTTATGCTTAAAGAGTCATTTGCTTTTGATGAAATAAGCTTCGGGATATTACATGACTGTGTTAACAATCGGCGGCCAATGGTGACATCAAGGTCAATCTCATATGTTTTTAGCCTGCAGCCTCCAACTCATAATCTTTTCAGTGACTATGGTGCTACTTTGGAAAAACTTCtccataaaattcaaataaattga